In Herpetosiphonaceae bacterium, the genomic stretch CAGCGGGTGGATCGCCAGCAGCAGGCGGCCCGGCGCATCCGCGCCACAGGTGAACAGCATCGCTCGTGCGAGCGGCCCGTTGGACAGATCCAGACGCGATTGAATCTGCTCCGCCGCTGCCTCGATCGCCGCATCCTGCTCCCTGGCCGCGCGGCCTGCCAGATCAACGGCCTCGAACGCCAGGGCTGCGTCGGGCATGATGCTGACCTGCTGCCAGCCGGAGGCGTCGTGGACCGGACGCAGCGTGAGCGCGTCGTGATGGCCGACGAGGTGCTGTAAGGCTGCGTGAAGCGCGTCGGCGTCGAGATCGGCGGGCGTTGCGAGCAGCGCCGCTCGTCGCCAGTGCCGTGGCACGGCCCGGCCCTCCACCACAAACCGGCACTGGACCGGCGTGAGCGGCAGCGGCCCTGAGACAGCGCGATCGTGCTCGTCGGCGATCACCTCGGCGACCTGCGCCAGATCGGCGATCGTCTGGTGCTGGAACATCTGCTTGGGCGTGATGCGAATCCCGGCCAGATTGGCGCGGGCAACAACCTGAATACTGGCGATCGAGTCGCCGCCGATGGCGAAGAAGTTATTGTTGATGCCGACCTTTTCCAGGCCCAGCAGGTGCGCCCAGATCTCGGCCAGCGTCTGCTCGACGGGCGTGCGCGGCGGCGCGAAATCGTCTTCCAGATCGGGCAGCGCTGGCGGCGGCGCGGGCAGCGCCTTGCGATCGAGCTTGCCGTTGGGCGTCAGCGGCAGCGTATCGAGCAGCACAAACGCCGTCGGGATCATATACTCCGGCAACTGCGCCTTGAGATAGCTGCGGATCTCCGGCACCAACTGCTGCGCCAGCTTTTCGCGCAGCGGATCGTTAGCGTATGCGCTCCACGGGCGGCGCTCGTCGAGCTGGTCGGCGGGCGGATCGAAGGCGGCGGGTAGATGACCGTTCGTGCGGCGCTGCAAAACCACGTCGAAGCAGCCGTCCGCGCCGTCGCCGGACCAGCGAATGCTGACGGCGTAGGATAGCTCGTCGGCCAGCGCCCAGATCGCCTCAGGATCGACCGCGCCATCCACCGGAGCCAGGGCCGCGCGCAGATCTGCAACCGTCGTGTCCCGATCGCGGCGGTCGAGCAGCTCCAGCAGGCGCGTCTCAGTATGCAGCCGCGCGTTGTGGACGCGGCGAATGCCGAGCGTCACGGGCCGCGTCTCGACCAGCCGCCGCCGTAGCGCATCCAATGTCAGATGATCGCGCTGCCAGTCGAGCCAATCCTGCACGCGCTGCCGCTCCTGAGCCTGGCCCACATGCAGCGTGACATCGTAGCGGAAGCGCGTTAGCTCGTTGTGATGCCGCCCGCGCTTGAGCTGCGCATCCACGTAGTCGATCGCGGGATAGTGCCGTTGCAGCGCGCTGAACAGCGCCGGATCGAGCGCCAGCTCCTGCTCCTGGCTGAGCCGCTTCTGCGCCCGCTGGTAAAGATGATCGGCGGAGAGCGTCGGCTGGGCGCGGTGCAGATCGACCGACGTGTGAAACGCTTCGAGCAGCGGCAGGCTGCGCAGATCGCCCAGGAAGATCGCGCCGCCAGGCGCGACAACGCGCAGCGCGCCTTCCAGCACATGCAGCAGATAGTCCACGCTTGGAAAATACTGCACCACCGAGTTGACGACGATCACATCGAACGCTCCGGCCTCGAAGCCGCCGAAGTTGTCGGCGGAGCGCTGGAAGAGCCGCACCTGGGGCCACTGCCCCACCTGTGCTTGCAGATCGCGGATCGCACGCTCGGAGAAATCGGTAGCCCAGTACGCATCGCAGTGCGGCGCGATCCGCGCCAGCAGCAGGCCCGTGCCGCAGCCGATCTCCAGCACTCGCCGGGGTTGCAGCCCCAGAATCCGCGCCACGGTCTGATCGACCCACTCGCGCATCTCTTCGGGAGCCAGCGGCTCGCCCGTGTAGCTACTGTTCCAGCCGACGATGTTGAAGAGCGGATCGCTCTGCTCGCCCGCGTCGCCATAGGTGCTGTCGAAGACCTGCTGCCAGTGTGTCACCTGTTCCGAGTTCGGAGCTTCGAGTTCCGAGTTCGGAGTTTCAATTTCCTGGTTCCCGCTTTGTTCTTTGTTTGCGACTACATACGCCACCAGCCGCCGCGCCCCAAGGGCACCCGCGCCATCCTCACGCGCCACCACGACGGCATCGCGCAGCCGGGGATAGCGCCGCAGCGTGGCCTCGATCTCGCCTAGCTCGATGCGGAAGCCGCGCAGCTTGACCTGATCGTCGAGTCGGCCAAGGAAATCGACGTTGCCATCGGGCAGATAGCGCGCCAGATCGCCCGTCTTGTACAGCCGCGCGCCGGGAGTCGCTGCGAACGGATCGGGCACGAAGCGATCGGCGGTCAGATCAGGGCGATTGAGGTAGCCGCGCGCCAGTTGCACCCCGCCGATATGGAGCTCGCCGGGGACGCCCACGGGCACCGGATTGCCGTATCGATCGAGCAGATGGATCTGCGTGTTGGCGATCGGACGCCCAATCGGCACGATGCGCCGGTCGTCGTCGCGCCGACACTCCCAGGCGGTGACATCGATCGCCGCCTCGGTGGGGCCGTACAGATTGTGCAGCCGGGCATTGAGCCGCGCAAAGAAACGCTCCTGAAACTCGAACGGCAGCGCCTCGCCGCTACAGATCACCTGACGCAGGCTGGTACACGCCTCAAGGCCGGGCTCCTCCAAAAAGACCTGCAACATCGACGGCACGAAATGCAGCGTCGTGATGCGCTGCTCCTGAATCAGGCGCACCAGATACGCGGCGTCGCGATGGCCGCCCGGCTGCGCCAGCACCAGCCGCGCGCCCGTGAGCAGCGGCCAGAAAAACTCCCAGACCGAGACATCGAAGCTGAACGGCGTTTTTTGCAGCACCGCGTCGGCGGCGGTCAGACCGTAGGCAGCCTGCATCCACTGCAAGCGGTTGATAATCGCGCGATGGCTATTGATCGCGCCCTTGGGCCTGCCGGTCGAGCCGGAGGTGTAGATCATATAGGCCGCGCTGGCGGCGTCGAGAGCGAGCGCCGGATTGGTCGTCGGCGCGGCGGCAATCGCGGACCAGTCGGCGTCGAGGCAGAGCACATGCGCGGCGTGGCGGGTACCGGGTGCCCCTTGGACGTGGTGCAGGCTCGCCACGAGATCGGCCTGGGTCAGCAGCACGGAAACCCGCGAGTCGGCAAGCATAAACGCCAACCGATCGTTCGGATACTCAGGGTCGAGCGGGACGTACGCGCCGCCCGCTTTGAGAATACCGAGCAGCCCGACCACCAGATCGAGCGAGCGCTCGACACAGATCCCGACCAGCGTCTCGCCCTGCGGGCACCCGCCCACGCCCAGCACTTGCAGATGATGCGCAAGCTGATTGGCCCGCTGGTTCAGCTCGCGGTAGGTCAGCGCCGCGTCCTCGAACTGCACCGCCACCGCGTCGGGCGTGCGCGCGACCTGCGCCTCGATCAGGCTGTGGAGGCTGGCGGCGGGCGGATACTCCGTCGTCGTCGCGTTCCATTCGGCCAGTTGCCGCCGCTCGGCCTGCGTCATGAGCTCGATCGCGAAAAGACGCTGCTCAGGATTGGCGACCATGCCCGCGAGCACCGTCTCGAAATGGCCGATCATGCGCTGGATCGTGGCCTCCTCGAAGAGATCGGTGTTGTACTCGACGATCCCGCCGAGGCCATCGCTGCGCTCTTCGAGCGAAAACCAGACATCGAACTTGGCGGTGCCGCTGCTGGCCTCGACATAGCGCAGCGTCAGATCGGTGAGCTTCTGCGCCTGCGAGGGCACATTTTGCAGCACAAACATCGCCTGGAACAGTGGATTACGGCTCATATCGCGCTCAGGATGCAGCTCCTCGACCAGTTGCTCGAAGGGCAGGTCCTGATGCGCGTACGCGCCGAGCGTCACTTTGCGCACCCGTTGCAGCAGCTCGCGGACGGTCGGATTGCCCGACAGGTCGGTCCGCAGCACCAGCGTGTTGACGAAGAAGCCGATCAAGCCTTCCAGCTCAGGCCGCGTCCGCCCGGCGATCGGCGAGCCGATCAGCAGCTCCTCCTGGCTGGTGTAGCGCGCCAGCACGATCTGAAACGCCGCCAGCAGCGTCATAAAGAGCGTCACATCTTCGCTGCGGCTCAGCCCGGCCAGCGCATCGCTCAGCGACTTGGGCAGCGCAAAGTAGAGCGTCGCGCCGTGGAAGGTCTGCACGGGCGGTCGCGGATGATCGGTCGGCAGCTCCAGCACGGGCAGATCGCCGCCGAGCTGCTCTTTCCAGTAGGCCAT encodes the following:
- a CDS encoding amino acid adenylation domain-containing protein yields the protein MSESSAPDDRALRGAQLSPAKRALLEKWTEGKLGAKADRIPRRSEDGPAPLSFAQQRLWFLDQLVPGSPAYNLPTTVRLIGRLDVAALHRSLNEIVRRHATLRTTFALADEQPVQVIAPALTLPLPSIDLHPEGTRLSAAEREERVRELTDAEVQQPFDLAHGPLLRARLLRVADDEHVFLLTMHHIVSDGWSMGVFVRELATLYESFAHDRPQRVPMPKGHPHGTGLPDLPIQYVDFAAWQREWLKGDVLDRQMAYWKEQLGGDLPVLELPTDHPRPPVQTFHGATLYFALPKSLSDALAGLSRSEDVTLFMTLLAAFQIVLARYTSQEELLIGSPIAGRTRPELEGLIGFFVNTLVLRTDLSGNPTVRELLQRVRKVTLGAYAHQDLPFEQLVEELHPERDMSRNPLFQAMFVLQNVPSQAQKLTDLTLRYVEASSGTAKFDVWFSLEERSDGLGGIVEYNTDLFEEATIQRMIGHFETVLAGMVANPEQRLFAIELMTQAERRQLAEWNATTTEYPPAASLHSLIEAQVARTPDAVAVQFEDAALTYRELNQRANQLAHHLQVLGVGGCPQGETLVGICVERSLDLVVGLLGILKAGGAYVPLDPEYPNDRLAFMLADSRVSVLLTQADLVASLHHVQGAPGTRHAAHVLCLDADWSAIAAAPTTNPALALDAASAAYMIYTSGSTGRPKGAINSHRAIINRLQWMQAAYGLTAADAVLQKTPFSFDVSVWEFFWPLLTGARLVLAQPGGHRDAAYLVRLIQEQRITTLHFVPSMLQVFLEEPGLEACTSLRQVICSGEALPFEFQERFFARLNARLHNLYGPTEAAIDVTAWECRRDDDRRIVPIGRPIANTQIHLLDRYGNPVPVGVPGELHIGGVQLARGYLNRPDLTADRFVPDPFAATPGARLYKTGDLARYLPDGNVDFLGRLDDQVKLRGFRIELGEIEATLRRYPRLRDAVVVAREDGAGALGARRLVAYVVANKEQSGNQEIETPNSELEAPNSEQVTHWQQVFDSTYGDAGEQSDPLFNIVGWNSSYTGEPLAPEEMREWVDQTVARILGLQPRRVLEIGCGTGLLLARIAPHCDAYWATDFSERAIRDLQAQVGQWPQVRLFQRSADNFGGFEAGAFDVIVVNSVVQYFPSVDYLLHVLEGALRVVAPGGAIFLGDLRSLPLLEAFHTSVDLHRAQPTLSADHLYQRAQKRLSQEQELALDPALFSALQRHYPAIDYVDAQLKRGRHHNELTRFRYDVTLHVGQAQERQRVQDWLDWQRDHLTLDALRRRLVETRPVTLGIRRVHNARLHTETRLLELLDRRDRDTTVADLRAALAPVDGAVDPEAIWALADELSYAVSIRWSGDGADGCFDVVLQRRTNGHLPAAFDPPADQLDERRPWSAYANDPLREKLAQQLVPEIRSYLKAQLPEYMIPTAFVLLDTLPLTPNGKLDRKALPAPPPALPDLEDDFAPPRTPVEQTLAEIWAHLLGLEKVGINNNFFAIGGDSIASIQVVARANLAGIRITPKQMFQHQTIADLAQVAEVIADEHDRAVSGPLPLTPVQCRFVVEGRAVPRHWRRAALLATPADLDADALHAALQHLVGHHDALTLRPVHDASGWQQVSIMPDAALAFEAVDLAGRAAREQDAAIEAAAEQIQSRLDLSNGPLARAMLFTCGADAPGRLLLAIHPLLLDDASWSLLLDDLRAAYAQRSQGQPIDLPSAPISCAQWTHRLASYAQSAAVEQDLAYWTVQRFVQAGGVPREAIEDEPLDEAAPVTLTLDAEATTTLLRDVPQAYRTQTAEILLAALARTFTGWAGSRAVLVELEEPGRASELADLSRTVGRFTHVVPLLLSLDAPDPGAAIKAIKEQAREAARHALGYSALRFMRDDPAITERLASLPQPDIQFAYAEAISSPAAADFALTRSYSGQPDGAPQPRGLQITASVVGERLEVLWRYNPRAYRRATVEHLAERYDAALRLLIDHCVSPSAGGYTPSDFPLAGLDQQELDRLLGGRRQVEDLYPVSPLQEHMLARHIHTPTPGLYVVQEVTYDQQLHVPTLERAWQQVVDRHPFLRTAIAWKGLERPLQIAYGGVRVPLTQEDWRGLSPDEQRSRIDACLEADRTRGFDIDDPMSVRVFLGQVGDNTYHMIVTVHYMRLDGWSFRLLLSEFTGFYVALATGRELRLIQSCSYRDYVAWLEQQDMAEAETFWRPLLKGFRRATPLVAHAPGAVTPQEGFAKEHLYVPASIANGLEALVRQHQLTLNTLIQGTWALLQSRYTGLDDIMFGIILTGRPATLPGIEYMVGPIANVLPVRVRIAPETPLLGWLKELRAQQVEMSQYEYTPLRAIREWSDVLSDQPLFESYLAFQNLPTFEIPGTSFKQSNSSRSAETLLAQMEYPMRVDAFPGVDEIGLVMSYYRRYFDSATVQRMLHDFQAILEGMIARPEQRLGDLLRLI